Below is a genomic region from Microcoleus sp. bin38.metabat.b11b12b14.051.
TAGCTGCACTCTTAACTATTCGCGTTTTGGTTTTAGGGCTAAGGACAAGTACGAACGCTTTATTCAATTGGTGGCTCACGAGTTTTTTCACCTCTGGAATGTCAAGCGCATTAGACCGAAAGCTCTCGAAGTATTTGACTACGAAAACGAAAACTACACTACTTCTCTGTGGTTCTGTGAAGGCACGACCAGTTATTACGATTTGGTGGTGCCGTTTCGAGCTGGTATTTACAACGTCAAAGGTTATTTCCAAAATTTAGCTAAAGAAATTACTCGCTTACAGGCGACTCCGGGGCGGAACGTGCAGCCGGCGAGCGAGTCGAGTTGGGATGCTTGGATTAAACTTTATCGCAGGGATGCTAATAGCGATAATTCGCAGATTTCCTATTATTTGAAAGGGGAAGTAGTTTCGTTGTTGCTGGATTTGTTGATTCGAGCTAAACACGGTAACGCCCGATCGCTCGACGATGTGATGCGTTTGATGTGGCAGCAGTTTGGCGGTTTTTCTGCTGAAAACGAAGATTTTGACCAAAAGTCGGAAACAGAGGCTAAGCCTGCGCGTTTAACATCAAACGGCAAGTTAAATTCACACTCGCTGTCGGCAGAAATAGGCTTTACTCCCGAACAGTTGCAAAGTGCGATCGAATCCGTGGCAGAAATGGACTTGAGCGACTTTTTTGCGCGCTATGTAGACGGCACAGAAGAGTTGCCTTACGACAAATACCTGCAACCTTTCGGGCTGCAAATTTTGGTAGATGAAACTGACGCCTCGCCTCGCCTCGGTTGGATGTTGGGGGCAGAAAACGGGCGGCAAATGGTGAAATTTGTCGAAGCAGGATCTCCGGCACAATTGGCAGGAATTGACGCTGGGGACGAGTTGCTGGCGATCGCAGGTTTTCGGGTAAATGCCGAACAAGCCAGCGAGAGGCTCAAAGATTATCGGCCTGGTGACACGTTAGA
It encodes:
- a CDS encoding M61 family metallopeptidase gives rise to the protein MTDVTSLDTPPAADNVKGQLTAPIIHYSVAMPHPESHLFEVTLRVQGWSEPVLDLKMPVWTPGSYLVREYARHLQDFRSLSGARALPWRKQSKNHWQIDTNSVSDITVFYRIFANELTVRTNHLDSTHGYFNPAALCFFVPGFERNCYSVTIVPPQPQWRTVTTLPPVSGQDMTFAAADFDTLVDSPFEIGCHDAYDFEVMGKPHQLVVWGQGNLEPDRAIRDIQKVIEVEAEMFGGLPYDRYVFLLHLSGSGFGGLEHKDSCTLNYSRFGFRAKDKYERFIQLVAHEFFHLWNVKRIRPKALEVFDYENENYTTSLWFCEGTTSYYDLVVPFRAGIYNVKGYFQNLAKEITRLQATPGRNVQPASESSWDAWIKLYRRDANSDNSQISYYLKGEVVSLLLDLLIRAKHGNARSLDDVMRLMWQQFGGFSAENEDFDQKSETEAKPARLTSNGKLNSHSLSAEIGFTPEQLQSAIESVAEMDLSDFFARYVDGTEELPYDKYLQPFGLQILVDETDASPRLGWMLGAENGRQMVKFVEAGSPAQLAGIDAGDELLAIAGFRVNAEQASERLKDYRPGDTLEVTVFHQDELRTCSVTLAGPRPGRYSIVPVDRPTAIQKQNFTGWLGVPLSNL